One part of the Nostoc sp. PCC 7120 = FACHB-418 genome encodes these proteins:
- a CDS encoding TVP38/TMEM64 family protein, with translation MLNAKTSFALLMAVCLIATGVTGYLLGGINPELIQAWLKAAGIWAPVTYVAVYVVATILILPSTALNLTGGAIFGPWMGTFWTSVGAIIAAIAAFIFARTVGREIVAQRLAGRWQAIDAEVRQGAVFYMFAIRLMPILPYGLVNFAAGLTSISFKDYLIGTALGTVPGILPFVLLGSSGLKAIRTGEVLPLVGALALIGMLVGGSTWYRRRRSFPTRKKP, from the coding sequence ATGCTGAATGCTAAAACCAGTTTCGCCTTATTGATGGCTGTGTGTCTCATAGCCACAGGAGTTACAGGATATCTACTGGGGGGAATTAATCCAGAGTTAATTCAAGCTTGGTTAAAGGCTGCGGGAATTTGGGCCCCTGTTACTTATGTAGCTGTATACGTGGTGGCGACTATTTTGATTTTGCCATCAACGGCATTGAATTTAACTGGTGGAGCGATTTTCGGCCCTTGGATGGGGACATTCTGGACAAGTGTAGGTGCAATTATTGCGGCGATCGCTGCCTTTATTTTTGCGCGGACAGTAGGACGGGAAATTGTGGCTCAAAGACTGGCTGGACGTTGGCAAGCTATCGATGCCGAAGTTAGGCAGGGAGCCGTTTTTTATATGTTTGCTATCCGGCTGATGCCCATCCTACCCTATGGATTAGTAAATTTTGCTGCCGGTTTGACATCAATCAGCTTTAAGGATTATCTAATTGGTACAGCCTTGGGAACAGTACCCGGAATCTTACCATTTGTCCTTTTGGGGAGTTCTGGTTTAAAAGCCATCCGTACTGGTGAGGTTCTACCATTAGTTGGTGCTTTGGCATTGATTGGAATGCTAGTTGGTGGTTCCACTTGGTATCGTCGTCGTCGCTCTTTTCCCACTCGTAAAAAACCCTAA
- a CDS encoding zinc-dependent alcohol dehydrogenase, giving the protein MLAALLYGQEDLRLEQVADPSPDVGEVVIKVGAATTCGTDLKVWRRGGHAKMLKLPTLFGHEAAGEIVAVGADVTGWQIGDRVVANNSAPCMKCFFCQRQEYSLCPNLTWNNGTFAEYLKIPAPIVQHNLLQVPDELPLSLAAMTEPLACVLHGVARSHIKPQDRVVVLGDGAIGLMFVAVLADKVEVLLWGGNDQRLEIGQKLGATKTFNYHQNPDIPHVVKELTQGWGADVVIEATGVPSVWETAIACARPGAIVNLFGGCPRDTTITVNTEQLHYSELTLKGVFHNTPEYVRAALALIASRKIPFELLISEQRPLKDLEQVFYDMKARKVIKVAMVCS; this is encoded by the coding sequence GTGTTAGCAGCCTTGCTTTATGGTCAGGAAGATTTACGCTTAGAACAAGTTGCTGACCCATCTCCAGACGTTGGGGAGGTGGTAATTAAAGTGGGAGCAGCAACAACTTGTGGCACAGATTTAAAAGTTTGGCGGCGTGGTGGTCATGCCAAGATGTTAAAATTGCCCACTTTATTTGGTCATGAAGCAGCTGGGGAAATTGTGGCGGTAGGTGCGGATGTGACGGGTTGGCAAATAGGCGATCGCGTAGTTGCCAATAATTCTGCACCCTGCATGAAATGTTTTTTTTGTCAACGTCAAGAATATTCCCTATGTCCCAATTTGACTTGGAATAATGGCACATTTGCCGAATACTTAAAAATCCCCGCCCCCATAGTACAGCATAATTTATTGCAGGTTCCTGATGAGTTGCCGTTATCATTAGCCGCTATGACTGAACCCTTGGCTTGTGTGCTGCATGGGGTAGCTCGTTCTCACATTAAACCTCAAGATAGGGTTGTTGTCTTGGGGGATGGGGCAATTGGGTTAATGTTTGTGGCAGTCTTGGCTGATAAGGTTGAGGTATTGTTGTGGGGTGGTAACGACCAACGGCTAGAAATTGGTCAAAAGTTGGGGGCGACGAAAACCTTTAATTATCATCAAAATCCAGATATTCCCCATGTAGTGAAAGAACTCACCCAAGGTTGGGGTGCAGATGTAGTGATTGAAGCCACTGGTGTACCCAGCGTTTGGGAAACTGCGATCGCCTGCGCTCGTCCTGGTGCGATCGTCAATTTATTTGGTGGTTGTCCACGGGATACAACAATTACAGTCAATACAGAACAACTCCACTATAGCGAACTGACTCTCAAAGGCGTTTTTCACAACACCCCTGAATATGTACGTGCAGCACTGGCTCTAATAGCTAGCCGTAAAATTCCTTTTGAATTATTAATTAGTGAACAGCGCCCATTAAAAGATTTAGAACAAGTATTTTATGACATGAAAGCGCGGAAAGTAATTAAGGTAGCAATGGTTTGTAGTTAG
- a CDS encoding filamentous hemagglutinin N-terminal domain-containing protein, protein MRQPFFGWGLANRIITSSLLLPLGIILWNSCASAQVTSDGSLNTDITKNGNHFTITNGSASGSNLFHSFGQFSVPNPGSATFDLVNTPNISTIFSRVTGGSISHIDGLIQTINSKNPVSLFLLNPSGIVFGPNARLNISGSFVGTTAESIQFADGSKFSATDSTTQPLLTMSVPVGLQLGSNAGAIRTQGTPALNFLFRPAQSFKAQTVALVGSEIDLNQTSLANPDGRVELWALRNAEVGLNNQTGLQLTSPTTADWGLISLRQASYIDTSGINGGAINIRGRGLTLQEGSGITSATGASGQGQGITVKTTEFIDLLGVSDPQNYDTPGLFTTVSGSGAKAGDITIETESLRIQNGAWLQSINNGFTFDFSTFSLTPINDTTTGNITVSAKDVEVSGYNPFPNPFTGVANFRPSAITTLVNSGKRNNSGTITIEANQVRLLNGGRISASIIGFPIPGLDSITIGNSGDISIQASESLEINGTTAGGLSGAIISSIQAFAQGEAGNITINTGNLRVTNGGSIASELSGTGNAGNIAIQAQNVEVSKPTLDSFSNTVSGITVAVNKNAIGDGGNINLQAERLRVFQGGQITSSSLGQGSAGTVNLLVNDIDVQGLSKPLRDGRILPSTITASATNNFSARSVNINADRLSVRDGAEITVSNLGSGDAGNLNINASQIFLDNGASLRAEVNGGGRGNIQLSASDFVLLRHGSNIVTNARGTSTGGNINISAESIIAVPKENSDIAANAVLGRGGNILITTQGLLGFEFRDRLTPDSDITASSQFGLSGTVQVNTIGVDPNSGLVELPANVNDPSQKVSTGCSGDNGSSFVATGRGGIPQNPNQEVRSDRTWSDVRDISAFHKTGNVTAQIPTTPQVLIRATSWHRNAQGKIELVADNSPNQVQPSLTCAAVPKIQ, encoded by the coding sequence ATGAGACAGCCTTTTTTTGGGTGGGGTTTGGCAAATCGAATCATTACAAGTTCGCTGCTGTTGCCATTAGGAATCATTCTATGGAATAGTTGTGCCTCTGCTCAGGTCACTTCAGACGGCAGTCTCAATACTGATATCACTAAAAATGGCAATCATTTCACAATCACTAATGGTAGTGCCTCAGGTAGTAATCTATTTCACAGCTTTGGGCAATTTTCCGTTCCCAATCCAGGTTCAGCCACATTTGATTTAGTCAATACACCTAATATTTCTACTATCTTTAGTCGAGTCACTGGAGGTAGCATTTCCCATATCGATGGCTTAATTCAGACTATCAATAGCAAAAACCCTGTTAGTCTGTTTCTACTTAACCCTAGCGGAATTGTATTTGGGCCTAATGCCCGCCTCAACATTAGTGGGTCTTTTGTTGGAACTACTGCCGAAAGTATTCAATTTGCTGACGGGAGTAAATTTAGCGCTACCGACTCTACAACACAGCCTTTATTAACCATGAGTGTGCCTGTGGGACTACAACTAGGCAGCAATGCTGGAGCAATTCGTACCCAAGGCACACCAGCACTTAATTTCCTGTTTCGCCCCGCGCAAAGTTTTAAGGCTCAAACCGTCGCTTTAGTTGGTAGTGAAATTGATCTTAATCAAACTAGTCTTGCCAATCCAGACGGCAGAGTGGAATTGTGGGCATTGCGGAATGCAGAGGTAGGATTAAATAATCAAACAGGATTACAACTAACTAGCCCTACGACAGCTGACTGGGGACTGATTTCCCTCAGACAAGCCTCATATATCGATACTAGTGGAATAAATGGGGGAGCTATTAACATCCGTGGCCGAGGTTTAACACTTCAGGAAGGTTCGGGGATTACTTCGGCTACAGGAGCATCTGGACAAGGACAAGGGATTACCGTCAAAACCACTGAATTTATTGATTTGTTGGGAGTATCAGATCCACAAAATTATGACACCCCTGGATTATTCACTACTGTATCTGGAAGTGGGGCAAAGGCGGGAGATATTACCATCGAGACTGAAAGTTTACGGATTCAGAATGGAGCATGGTTGCAATCTATCAACAATGGTTTTACCTTCGATTTCTCAACCTTCAGCCTTACTCCCATCAACGATACTACTACAGGCAACATTACCGTTTCTGCTAAGGACGTGGAAGTGAGTGGCTATAACCCATTTCCCAATCCTTTTACTGGAGTTGCTAATTTTAGACCTAGTGCTATTACCACCTTAGTTAATAGTGGCAAAAGAAATAATAGCGGTACTATCACCATTGAAGCTAATCAAGTTCGTCTGCTGAACGGTGGACGTATTAGTGCCAGTATAATAGGTTTCCCAATTCCTGGTTTAGACTCAATCACCATCGGTAATTCTGGAGATATCTCTATTCAAGCTAGCGAGTCTCTGGAAATTAATGGAACTACGGCTGGGGGATTGTCTGGTGCTATCATTAGTTCAATTCAAGCTTTTGCTCAAGGTGAAGCTGGCAATATTACTATTAACACAGGAAATTTGCGCGTCACAAATGGTGGGTCTATCGCTAGTGAACTATCAGGTACTGGCAATGCCGGGAATATAGCAATTCAGGCTCAAAATGTAGAAGTCAGTAAGCCAACGCTCGATAGTTTTAGTAATACAGTTAGTGGTATTACTGTGGCAGTGAATAAAAATGCGATTGGTGATGGTGGTAATATCAATCTGCAAGCTGAACGCTTACGCGTGTTCCAAGGTGGCCAGATCACTTCATCTAGCTTGGGTCAAGGATCTGCTGGCACGGTGAATTTACTGGTTAATGATATTGATGTACAGGGTCTTTCTAAACCTTTAAGGGATGGTCGGATACTGCCTAGTACTATTACAGCATCTGCCACCAATAATTTTTCTGCTCGGTCAGTTAATATTAATGCCGACCGCTTGAGTGTTCGTGATGGGGCAGAAATTACTGTCAGCAATCTTGGTTCCGGGGATGCTGGTAACTTAAATATTAATGCTAGTCAGATATTTTTAGATAATGGCGCAAGTCTGCGAGCCGAGGTGAATGGAGGTGGTCGTGGTAACATTCAACTTAGCGCCAGTGATTTTGTTCTCCTCAGACACGGCAGTAATATTGTTACCAATGCTCGTGGTACTTCCACGGGTGGTAACATTAATATTAGTGCCGAGTCGATTATTGCTGTCCCTAAAGAAAACAGTGATATTGCTGCCAATGCAGTCTTAGGACGAGGTGGTAATATTCTAATTACAACTCAAGGTTTGTTAGGGTTTGAGTTCCGTGACCGACTCACCCCTGATAGTGACATCACCGCCAGTTCCCAATTCGGGCTAAGTGGTACGGTTCAAGTCAATACTATCGGCGTTGATCCCAACTCAGGTTTAGTAGAATTACCAGCAAATGTAAATGATCCGTCACAAAAAGTGTCTACAGGTTGTTCTGGTGATAATGGTAGTAGTTTTGTCGCCACAGGCAGGGGTGGAATACCACAAAATCCCAATCAGGAAGTGAGGAGCGATCGCACTTGGTCTGATGTGCGCGACATCTCTGCATTCCACAAAACTGGTAATGTGACGGCCCAAATACCGACAACACCACAAGTTCTCATCCGGGCTACTTCTTGGCATCGCAACGCCCAAGGCAAAATTGAACTGGTTGCAGATAACTCTCCGAATCAGGTACAACCATCATTAACCTGTGCTGCTGTTCCTAAAATTCAATAA
- a CDS encoding glycosyltransferase family 2 protein, with product MPPKYSFIVPIYNEEETITEMYRRISQVMDQMDGSVELCLVNDGSRDRSLKMMRELHQKDPRVVYLSLARNFGHQIAVTAGLNFARGQIVVILDADLQDPPELIAEMVELWRQGYHIIYAQRIKRRQEGWFKRFTAYAFYRILKQLADVDIPTDTGDFCLLDRQVVDVLNAMPERNRYIRGLRSWVGFNQTAVKFERDPRFAGDVKYTFRKSFALAINGIVSFSKVPLRLSTYLGLFAAIASLLMCLLVLYWRIFTPHSPLTGIAIILIAIFFLGAVQLVSIGILGEYIGRIYEEVKQRPLYTLSEVSGFEQQYPDVQQSLDTSSSSSN from the coding sequence ATGCCACCTAAATATTCTTTTATCGTCCCAATTTACAACGAAGAAGAAACCATCACAGAAATGTATCGCCGCATTTCCCAGGTAATGGATCAGATGGATGGTTCAGTCGAGTTGTGTTTAGTCAACGATGGTAGCCGCGATCGCTCTCTAAAAATGATGCGAGAATTACATCAAAAAGATCCGCGTGTTGTCTACTTAAGTCTTGCCAGAAATTTTGGTCACCAAATCGCCGTCACCGCAGGTTTGAATTTTGCCCGTGGACAAATAGTTGTGATTCTCGATGCTGATTTACAAGATCCACCAGAATTGATCGCGGAAATGGTGGAACTATGGCGGCAAGGATATCATATAATTTATGCCCAAAGAATCAAACGCCGTCAAGAAGGCTGGTTTAAACGCTTTACCGCCTACGCTTTTTATCGGATTCTCAAACAGCTAGCAGATGTTGATATTCCTACAGATACGGGAGACTTTTGTTTATTAGATAGACAAGTTGTCGATGTACTCAATGCCATGCCAGAGCGAAATCGTTACATTCGCGGCTTGCGTTCTTGGGTAGGTTTTAACCAAACAGCCGTTAAATTTGAACGAGATCCGCGTTTTGCTGGCGATGTCAAATATACTTTTCGTAAATCTTTCGCATTGGCAATTAATGGCATAGTTTCCTTTTCTAAAGTGCCATTAAGGCTTTCAACTTATTTAGGACTATTTGCCGCAATAGCCTCATTATTAATGTGTCTATTAGTTTTATATTGGCGGATTTTTACACCCCATTCTCCCCTAACTGGAATCGCCATTATTCTCATAGCTATCTTCTTTTTGGGAGCAGTACAACTTGTCAGTATTGGTATTTTAGGTGAGTATATCGGGCGAATTTATGAAGAGGTTAAACAAAGACCACTTTATACATTGTCAGAAGTTAGCGGCTTTGAGCAGCAATATCCTGATGTTCAACAATCATTAGATACTTCCTCATCTTCATCAAATTAA
- a CDS encoding ShlB/FhaC/HecB family hemolysin secretion/activation protein: MNVNSELLVSYTENSITKLKLLKYAFVVAAVLCDYHPAIAQTPDPGSLPKDRLEDIPTRTLPSEVLQKPSDQEQLPAPTDLLEQQNPVENDTNAKFRVDRIEVVGSQVFPPEKFTPITDPFVGREVSFAELLQVRDAITKLYTDNGYVTTGAVITPQTVEAGVITIQIVEGSLQDIKIVGNRRLRSQYIRDRIQLGAGKPLNVPRLIEKLQLLRLDPRIQNLSAELQMGVEPGTNILQVEVQEADTFSLTATLDNGRSPSVGSFRRGVNLQEANLLGLGDTLSVGYNNTDGSNAINLNYQLPINARNGTVSFGFNQGWNRVIEDPFSVLDIQSNTTSYEFGYRQPLIQKPTQELAVGLSFSRQESQTELGLDNIGGFPLSPGADAEGRTKISAFRFTQEYTQRSNEQVFAARSQFSLGVNWFDANVNQDEPDSRFFAWRGQAQWVRQLAPDTLFLARGDIQLASTSLVPLEQFGLGGQQSVRGYRQDTLLTDNGLLLSGELRLPIVRADNLGGVLQLTPFIDIGTGWNTQGSNPSPSTFVGTGLGLLWKQGDSFSVRLDWGIPLTSVDGEKRSLQENGLYFSLQYSPF; this comes from the coding sequence ATGAATGTAAATTCAGAATTATTAGTTTCATATACAGAAAATTCCATTACTAAACTCAAACTTCTCAAATATGCTTTTGTGGTAGCAGCAGTATTATGCGACTATCATCCAGCGATCGCCCAAACACCTGACCCTGGCTCCTTGCCAAAGGATCGTTTAGAAGATATTCCTACGAGGACTTTACCGTCGGAAGTATTGCAAAAACCATCAGATCAAGAGCAATTACCTGCTCCTACGGATCTACTAGAGCAGCAAAATCCAGTAGAAAATGATACTAATGCCAAATTTCGAGTTGATCGTATTGAAGTTGTTGGTAGTCAAGTTTTCCCACCAGAAAAATTTACCCCTATTACAGATCCCTTCGTGGGACGAGAAGTATCATTTGCAGAACTGTTGCAAGTTAGAGACGCTATCACCAAACTCTACACTGATAACGGCTATGTAACGACAGGGGCTGTAATTACACCGCAGACAGTAGAAGCTGGAGTAATTACTATTCAGATAGTAGAAGGCAGTTTGCAGGACATTAAAATAGTTGGTAATCGGCGACTGCGTAGTCAATACATTCGCGATCGCATTCAATTGGGTGCTGGTAAGCCACTCAACGTACCGCGCTTAATAGAAAAGCTACAACTACTGCGCCTCGATCCGCGTATTCAAAATTTGTCAGCCGAGTTGCAAATGGGTGTAGAACCTGGAACTAACATCTTGCAAGTTGAGGTACAAGAAGCCGATACCTTCTCACTGACAGCAACTTTAGATAATGGGCGATCGCCTAGTGTGGGTAGTTTTCGCCGGGGGGTAAATCTGCAAGAGGCAAATTTACTAGGTTTAGGCGACACTCTCAGCGTAGGGTACAACAACACAGATGGCAGTAATGCCATTAATTTAAATTACCAACTGCCCATTAATGCCCGCAATGGTACCGTATCCTTCGGTTTTAACCAGGGGTGGAACCGTGTAATTGAAGACCCATTCAGCGTCCTAGATATTCAATCCAACACGACCTCTTATGAATTTGGCTATCGACAGCCACTCATTCAAAAGCCAACCCAAGAATTAGCGGTGGGGCTATCCTTCTCGCGCCAAGAAAGCCAGACTGAGTTAGGGCTGGATAATATTGGTGGGTTTCCTTTATCACCTGGTGCAGATGCAGAAGGAAGAACTAAGATTTCTGCCTTCCGCTTTACCCAGGAGTATACCCAACGCAGCAATGAGCAAGTTTTTGCAGCGCGATCGCAATTTAGCTTGGGAGTAAATTGGTTCGATGCTAATGTGAATCAGGATGAACCAGATAGTCGCTTTTTCGCCTGGCGGGGACAGGCGCAATGGGTAAGACAGTTAGCACCAGACACCCTATTTTTAGCCAGAGGCGATATTCAACTAGCCTCAACTTCCCTAGTACCCTTGGAACAATTTGGTCTTGGTGGTCAGCAAAGTGTCCGGGGTTATCGCCAAGATACATTACTTACAGATAATGGTTTATTGTTGTCTGGAGAATTGAGGTTACCGATTGTCCGTGCTGATAACTTGGGAGGCGTGCTACAACTAACACCATTTATCGACATAGGCACAGGCTGGAATACCCAAGGTAGTAACCCGTCACCAAGTACCTTTGTGGGTACTGGGTTGGGGCTGCTATGGAAACAAGGGGATAGTTTCTCAGTTAGGCTAGATTGGGGTATTCCTCTAACATCCGTAGATGGTGAAAAGCGATCGCTCCAAGAAAATGGTTTGTACTTCTCATTACAATATTCTCCGTTTTAA
- a CDS encoding filamentous hemagglutinin N-terminal domain-containing protein: MRINYKESNLWFQLLLTALTTGLFTSTLSLPTLAQVTSDNTTNTTVNAIGDDFSILNGIDKGNNLFHSFSNFSVPTGGKATFDLTNTPNITTIFSRVTGGNVSQIDGLIRTLSSNNPVSLFLMNPNGIVFGPNASLNIGGSFVGTTASSIKFSDGTEFSATNSAALPLLTMSVPVGLQMGSNAGAIQVQGSPIQVQGLPELGFGLFFVRLPTLSVIPNQTLALVGSQIDIDSASISAPDGHIELWALQSGEIALDKETGWQLTSSPNTVNGGTITLQQTSFVTADGSNGGAINIWGRGLTLKDGSNIGAKTFAGQGKGITIHTTEFIDLLGTIDFVNQPLFAGISTSVGNSLGLFVLPGPPATGQAGNITIETGRLKMTNGAWLVSSTSGNNSRTGDITIHATDVDLLGYETLFGASATSIGNLLLSGSNNQSGQVTVDAQRIHLFNGGRISSSVLGGNGRGGEVTIRATESLEIQGANPVGIFSAVLASLESGTTGQGGRISIDTGNLILSNGGGITSEVVGSQVNFLGLFIPGANGTAGDIEIRAKDIQVSEPMIDGYSQTITGIKASLGNGSTGSGGNLNLTADNLRVFNGGQITSSADGNGAAGNVNLQVNNITVEGMSKPLTDGRILPSTITAASTTTSDAGSVNLVANRLNVLNHGQISVSNTGGGNSGNLIVNANRIKLEQGGSLLSEVSVGDRGNISLAADVLLMRSGSKINTNATGTATGGNISIHAPIIIGLENSDITANAIEGAGGNIDIQTQGLFGLKFRPQATSESDITASSQFGVSGTVQINNFGVDPNSGLIELPGNVTDSSQQIATGCSANTGSSFVATGRGGIPQNPTQDMRSDRTWSDIRDISAFQNTPSIQAQIPAQPQIPVQATSWHRNAQGKVELVSTLSSTLHLSQLTCTAIVEN; the protein is encoded by the coding sequence ATGAGAATTAACTACAAAGAATCAAATCTCTGGTTTCAATTGTTGTTAACAGCATTGACCACTGGCTTGTTCACTTCCACTCTCTCACTACCAACCCTAGCTCAAGTCACATCTGATAACACAACTAACACTACTGTCAACGCCATTGGTGATGATTTTTCTATTCTCAATGGTATTGATAAGGGAAATAATTTATTTCACAGCTTCAGTAATTTCTCTGTGCCGACAGGTGGCAAGGCAACCTTTGATTTAACAAATACGCCAAATATTACAACGATATTTAGCCGAGTCACAGGCGGTAATGTTTCTCAGATAGATGGGTTGATTCGGACGCTCAGTAGCAATAACCCAGTCAGTTTATTTTTGATGAATCCTAACGGGATTGTATTCGGGCCAAATGCCAGCCTAAATATCGGTGGTTCGTTCGTCGGAACAACAGCGAGTAGTATTAAGTTTTCCGATGGGACAGAATTTAGTGCAACTAACTCTGCTGCACTGCCATTATTGACTATGAGTGTACCCGTGGGGTTACAGATGGGAAGTAATGCCGGAGCAATTCAAGTCCAAGGCTCACCAATTCAAGTGCAAGGGCTTCCAGAGTTAGGTTTCGGTTTGTTCTTTGTTAGATTACCAACATTATCAGTGATTCCCAATCAGACTTTAGCTCTTGTGGGTAGTCAGATTGATATTGATAGTGCCAGTATTTCTGCTCCTGATGGACATATCGAATTATGGGCGCTGCAAAGTGGAGAAATTGCCCTAGACAAGGAAACCGGATGGCAACTCACTTCTTCGCCAAATACTGTCAACGGGGGTACAATTACACTTCAACAAACTTCTTTTGTTACTGCGGATGGTAGCAACGGTGGCGCAATCAATATTTGGGGACGGGGATTAACCTTAAAGGATGGCTCGAACATAGGTGCAAAAACATTTGCTGGACAAGGAAAAGGTATTACTATCCACACTACAGAATTTATCGATCTTTTAGGAACCATTGATTTTGTTAACCAACCTCTTTTCGCTGGGATCAGCACTTCCGTAGGCAATTCATTAGGATTATTTGTACTTCCAGGGCCACCAGCAACAGGACAAGCAGGAAATATAACCATCGAAACTGGACGTTTAAAGATGACGAATGGAGCTTGGCTTGTGTCCAGCACTTCTGGTAATAACTCTAGGACTGGAGACATCACCATACACGCTACAGATGTGGATCTATTGGGATATGAAACTTTATTTGGAGCTTCTGCAACTTCAATTGGTAATTTACTTCTATCGGGAAGCAATAATCAGAGTGGACAAGTTACTGTTGATGCTCAAAGGATTCACCTATTCAATGGTGGTCGTATTAGTAGCAGTGTGTTGGGAGGGAATGGTAGAGGAGGAGAAGTCACCATTCGAGCTACCGAGAGTTTAGAGATTCAAGGCGCTAACCCTGTTGGTATATTTAGTGCGGTTCTTGCTTCACTGGAATCTGGGACAACAGGACAAGGAGGACGCATTTCTATCGATACAGGGAATCTCATATTATCAAATGGTGGGGGCATTACTAGTGAGGTAGTAGGTTCTCAAGTAAATTTCTTGGGTCTTTTTATACCAGGAGCAAACGGTACAGCAGGAGATATTGAGATTCGAGCTAAAGATATACAGGTCAGCGAACCGATGATTGATGGATATAGCCAAACTATCACAGGTATCAAAGCCTCTCTGGGCAATGGTTCTACGGGTTCAGGTGGCAACCTTAACCTGACAGCCGATAACCTGCGTGTGTTCAACGGTGGACAAATTACCTCCTCCGCAGATGGTAATGGTGCGGCGGGTAATGTTAATTTGCAAGTCAACAATATTACTGTAGAGGGTATGTCCAAACCCTTAACTGATGGTCGCATTCTCCCAAGCACCATTACGGCAGCTTCTACTACAACCTCTGATGCTGGTTCAGTTAATCTAGTGGCGAATCGGCTCAATGTTCTTAATCATGGGCAAATTTCTGTCAGTAATACAGGTGGTGGCAATTCAGGTAACTTGATCGTGAATGCCAACCGGATTAAGCTGGAGCAAGGAGGCAGTCTGCTTTCAGAAGTTTCTGTAGGCGATCGCGGTAATATTAGTCTAGCTGCTGATGTTCTACTGATGCGTTCTGGCAGTAAAATTAATACTAATGCTACAGGTACAGCCACAGGTGGCAATATCAGTATTCATGCACCGATTATTATTGGTTTAGAAAACAGTGATATTACTGCCAATGCGATTGAAGGGGCTGGTGGTAACATCGATATTCAAACTCAGGGTTTATTTGGACTAAAATTCCGTCCCCAAGCTACCTCCGAAAGTGATATTACAGCCAGTTCTCAATTTGGAGTTAGCGGCACTGTACAAATTAATAACTTTGGTGTTGACCCTAATTCTGGCTTAATTGAACTACCTGGGAATGTTACTGACTCGTCACAACAAATTGCTACAGGTTGTTCAGCAAATACTGGTAGTAGTTTTGTCGCCACAGGCAGGGGCGGAATACCACAAAATCCCACGCAAGATATGAGGAGCGATCGCACTTGGTCTGATATCCGCGACATCTCTGCATTCCAGAACACCCCTTCAATACAAGCACAAATACCCGCACAGCCACAAATTCCCGTCCAAGCTACTTCTTGGCATCGTAATGCTCAAGGTAAAGTTGAGCTAGTCTCTACACTCTCTTCCACATTGCACTTATCACAGTTGACCTGTACTGCTATAGTCGAAAATTAA